A window of Glycine soja cultivar W05 chromosome 2, ASM419377v2, whole genome shotgun sequence genomic DNA:
cttttcacgAGGACAATAAATTTCATGTTTCtaatagtattttttccttcattattGTGTGGATTTAGAAATGCATACAATATGGTTCTTCTCAACTTTGGTGAGAGGCTATACTCAGGACTGGTTGCCACCATGACTGCTCATCTAAAAGAGATAGCTAGATCTATTGAAGCCACTCAAGAGGGTTCCTTTCTGGAAGAAATGAACAGAAAATGGAATTCTCACAATAAGGAATTACAATTGATTGAAGACATTCTGATGTACATGGATAGGACTTACGTCCCAAAAAACGGGAAAATCTCTGTTCACGAACTTGGCCTTAAACTGTGGAGAGAAAATGTTATATGTTCAAACCAGATAAGGACCCGACTGTTAAATACACTTTTGGAAATGGTGTGCAGTGAACGTGCAGGTGAAGTTATTAACAGAGGACTGTTTAGAAATATAACAAAGATGCTAATGGATTTAGGTCCTTCTGTTGTTTATGGGGAAGAATTTGAGACTCATTTTCTTCAAGTTTCAGCTGAGTTCTACCAGTTAGAATCCCAGAAGTTTATTGAGTGTTGTGCTTGTGGGGATTATCTGAAGAAAGCTGAGAGTTGTCTGAAAGAGGAAATGGATAGAGTGAGCCATTACTTGGATCCCAGTACTGAAAAGAAGATTACTGATGTGGTGGCTAAGGAGATGATTGAAAATCACATGCTTACATTAATACATATGGAGAATTCAGGGTTAGTAAGCATGCTTTGTGAGGATAAATACGAAGATTTGGGTCGAATGTATAACTTGTTCTGCCGTGTTACTGATGGTCTAGCAAAAATACTTGAAGTGATGACTTCACACATTAGAGAGTCGGGTAAAAAGCTTGTCACGGATCCTGAAAGGTTGAAGGATCCTGTTGAATTTGTGCAGAGGCTCTTAGATGAGAAACATAAGTATGACAAGATTATAAATTTTGCATTTAACGACGATAAGTTGTTCCAAAATGCTTTCAAATCCTCCTTTGAATACTTCATTAACTTGAATCCCCGTTCTCCAGAGTTCATTTCACTCTTTGTAGATGATAAGCTTCGGAAAGGTCTGGAGGGAGTTAGAGAGGATGATGCGGAGATTGCTCTTGACAAGGCGATGATGCTATTCCGGTACTTGCGAGAAAAAGACATGTTTGAGAAGTATTACAATCTGCATATGGCAAAGCGGCTTTTGTCGGGAAAAACAGTTTCTGATGATGCAGAAAGAAGTCTCATAGTCAGGCTCAAGACCGAATGCGGTTATCAATTCACCTCTAAATTAGAGGGCATGCTTACCGACATGAAAACCTCTCTAGAAACAATGCAGGGCTTTTATGCCAGCCACCCTGAGTTAAGTGACAGTCCTACACTTACCGTGCAGGTTTTGACCTCAGGGTTTTGGCCTACTCAATCTACTGTTATATGTAATCTGCCAGCTGAATTATCTGCACTTTGTAAGAAGTTTCGGTCCTATTACCTCGACACACATACTGACGGGAGATTGTCCTGGCAAACTCATATGGGCACAGCAGACATTAAAGCCACCTTTGGTAAAGTTCGCAAACATGAGTTAAATGTCTCCACTTACCAAATGTGTGTCCTCATGCTGTTCAATACTGCTGATAGACTAGGCTACAAGGAAATTGAGCAAGCAACTGAGATTCCGGCTTCGGATCTGAAGAGGTGTCTGCAATCATTGGCTTTGGTTAAGGGAAGAAATGTGCTTAGGAAGGAGCCCATGAGTAAAGATGTAGATGAGGATGATGCTTTCTTTGTAAATGACAAGTTCAATAGCAATCTATACAGGGTAAAAATAGGAACTGTAGTTGCACAAAATGAATCAGAACCTGAGAAACTGGAGACTCGTCGGCAACAAGTGGAGGAGGAGGGCCGAAGGTCCCAGATTGAGGCTGTCATAGTGAGGATAATGAAATCAAGAAAGAAACTTGATCACAGCAATCTCATGGCTGAGGTCACAGAGCAGTTCCATGCAAATCCCACAGAGGTAAAGAAACGGATTGAGTCTCTTGTTGACCGGGATTTTATGGAACGAGATGATAATGACAGACAGTTATATCGATATCTTGCCTAGAAAGAATTGTCAAGTTTGTTTCTTTCAGTGAAATTAGAATGATACAAAAATTGTGCCTTTTACAGTTTCATTGATTCTTAATGCATATATGTTTGTTCTTCCAGTTATGCTGTTTAATCCTATTATCTGCATCACATAACATACTATGTCTTTGCTTCCACTAATGTAGGAGTTTAATCCATTCCGGACAGGCTGGAAGGTTTCAACTTAAAGTCTAAAATCTCATTGTATTAAAATAAGGCATGCCATGATCAAACAataaaggaaattgaaattgaaatttaaaaaataaaggaaattaagatctttcaaattgaaaaaacattttctgaTTGTTATGAgttagtaatatattttaaaacaacatTGATTAATATGAGAAAGAGGAACCAAAAAGTTGAttagatgaagaaaaagaaaagaaatatataacaatagAAAATATTAGAGATATACCATGATGGGTGGAATTAGTTACAATGATTTTACAACATAACTTGTCAAGGCAAAAGTCTAAGAGGAATACTCCTGACTTTTCACAATGGATGGTATGAAATTACAATGGTTCCAGCAGCTCCGATGGCGGCTTCCAGTGAGTAGCGAGACCAGCATTTACCTACGCAAACACTCTGATGCCAAAGTCAGTGAGTATAAGGGGTGAATAATGAAATTAAGATATATTTGTATATAGGCATGAGATGTCTTATATAGTGATAGATGGAGGAAAAAGTTGGTTAAGTGGTTACTTTGGGTTATGTGTCAAATCCAATATACTTCTAGAACAATTGCCTCCAAAATCGTTGTTCGTGCTAATACAATCATCGACTTGATAAGTGTTTATTGTGTGGGTCATGGACCATGTGTTAGGTCTAATATAGCTCCAAAACAtatatcatcttttttttttttttttttgcaacataTTATTTACCAAAACTTGGCAACCAAGGTCATCACATCAATGTTTTAGCATCATGCAATAAAGAATTGAGACGGATAATGTTAGTCATCTACCTAACTAAAATGCTAACTAGCTAGCTATCAATATGATCAAATCAGAACTACAAACCAAATCAAGCCTTAGAGGAACGGATCTCGGAAGTCATCAAAGCGggctggattttttttttttttttttactccagAGTGGTTTGATTTGAAGGAATGAAAGAGGtgtgaaaataaattaagatgaaatatttaaattaaattagagtGTAGAGGTGTGTGACTCAcaccaattttttaattttttttaactgaaataCAATTAAGGATGAATCAACCAAACACGTTTTAATTAATtgcttaaatatttaatttctaacaaataaatatttaaaaaacaatgatttttataaaattatttattagttttacacataaaactaaaattgatttttattaaaatgatataagaaaaaaaaacatgcgtATTTATAATTCATGCTAATATTTTACTttgagttttgagagat
This region includes:
- the LOC114386419 gene encoding cullin-3A-like, with the protein product MKTNFHIEAFKNRVSIDPKYFDKTWSVLEHAIHEIYNQNDRHLSFEELYRNAYNMVLLNFGERLYSGLVATMTAHLKEIARSIEATQEGSFLEEMNRKWNSHNKELQLIEDILMYMDRTYVPKNGKISVHELGLKLWRENVICSNQIRTRLLNTLLEMVCSERAGEVINRGLFRNITKMLMDLGPSVVYGEEFETHFLQVSAEFYQLESQKFIECCACGDYLKKAESCLKEEMDRVSHYLDPSTEKKITDVVAKEMIENHMLTLIHMENSGLVSMLCEDKYEDLGRMYNLFCRVTDGLAKILEVMTSHIRESGKKLVTDPERLKDPVEFVQRLLDEKHKYDKIINFAFNDDKLFQNAFKSSFEYFINLNPRSPEFISLFVDDKLRKGLEGVREDDAEIALDKAMMLFRYLREKDMFEKYYNLHMAKRLLSGKTVSDDAERSLIVRLKTECGYQFTSKLEGMLTDMKTSLETMQGFYASHPELSDSPTLTVQVLTSGFWPTQSTVICNLPAELSALCKKFRSYYLDTHTDGRLSWQTHMGTADIKATFGKVRKHELNVSTYQMCVLMLFNTADRLGYKEIEQATEIPASDLKRCLQSLALVKGRNVLRKEPMSKDVDEDDAFFVNDKFNSNLYRVKIGTVVAQNESEPEKLETRRQQVEEEGRRSQIEAVIVRIMKSRKKLDHSNLMAEVTEQFHANPTEVKKRIESLVDRDFMERDDNDRQLYRYLA